A window of Glycine soja cultivar W05 chromosome 2, ASM419377v2, whole genome shotgun sequence genomic DNA:
aataaaaatctgaaACTTTCAACTATGTCCAACGGGACCTAAGTTTGCGTTTGTCTTTTCTTgttgaaatttcaattattttgaagTGGAAGGAATGCTCAATAGAATATGTTTGCCCTTATTGGCCTTAGGTATATGTATGTTTTAGTTTTACTGCAGGAGAAACAAAAAGATGCGATCACCCAGAGAATTATATGGGGTTCGGCCCTTTCGCCCACCTATGGCTAATGACAAGAGATGATGACATTCACAGTGTGGTCCAAATCCAATGGAGTTTTTTTCCTCTTGGTATTTTGCAGCCTTACATGGAGACTGTTTCTCTAATAATCTTTTTGCCATGAAAGAATGTTAGAGAGAGTGAGTGTCACTACTAAAGGGGTCTGGCTCTCTGTTGATGGAGTCAAACTTGTGTGTTATTATAACCCTCTAGATAATGTTTTCGATTCTTAATGATAAAAATGGATGGTGGacatttcttattaaaaaaaaaaaaccttgtgaATCCTGATTTTTAAGTTTGGATTCAATGCTGATTGCACTAAatataaaatgtgtttgtttaaatttatttgttgaaataaatacttattttaataaaaataaataattttatattttttagcatGTTTGTCTAAACTAATtatgcttaaaaaataattttttatttattttaaaaaataaatcatatctaattcttaaaaacataattatataaaagtacttgtcttaaaattgtttttttaatctaaacaaACTCATTGGTAGATAGATGCATGAAATAATCTAACTGGATTTGGTAAAGATTAATTGTTACGAATTTTGAGTATTTCCTTATAAatgaaaacttttcttttttaaaaaatagacaaatataAAGCAACAGAAAGCATCAAATAGTTACGGTTAACTGAAGAATTTGTTTTACGATAAAATTAGTGGAGAATATTATGTAGTATGCTCGCATTCACAATAAAgtacaaatatttaataatatcaatcatttatttagtaattaataattattatttttaatttataagagtGAAATCCTAAACAAGTTCTGATTCTATGAATGATAACGAACGGCGAAGATTGGATATATAAAAGTGAAGGAGGCGAGGGTAATCTGgggattataataaaaataccgGGACCACCGTAACGAGTgactcttcttccttcttcttcttcttcttttgtttcttttttttttctgcgtaggcaaagagagagagagaaaagcgtGAATCATGTCGGACGAAGAGCATCACTTCGATTCTCAGGCGGATGCGGGAGCGTCCAAGACGTATCCTCAGCAGGCTGGTACCATTCGCAAGAATGGCTACATCGTCATCAAATCCAGGCCTTGCAAGGTTTTCTAATCGTTTCCTTCGCTTTTTTCGATTATAACCGTTTTATTTTCGCGTGGATTCTCTGATTGTGATTTTCACTCGGCGATCTTATCTATTGCATCGAATACGAACTCCACTCACCGTTTTTCTGAGGAATTTCGATGTAGCGTCCATTGTTTGCCTAAGATTCGATGAGTTAGGTATTTCCTCAGATAGGCTTTGTTtggttcaaaaaaataaataaaccataAAGAATTTGGATAGCATGAAAGTGATGGGAGAATAGTAGGTTTTTAGgttgttttgtataaaaaataattatgaaagaaAGTTAACAGTTTCTTTTCTGTTGCTAAAAAGGAAGTAGAAAGTAGAAATAACGGAAAAGCTTGAAACATGAGATGAATTGTTTTGATTTGATCTCGTCATAGATGCAAATAGCGTGCAACTCACATGATTCACGTTATAGTGTTGTGGAGGAATAAAAAGTGAGAAGGTAAGAAAGAGTGATGAATGGATGGTGCTAATGAGGGTTTAACaagagattttttttgtgtggaaATCTCACTATTGGTGTTTTATGGTGTGAGTCTACCATTTAGTGTGTGAGTCTATCATTATTGCTTTGCTTGACATTGTCcttatgttaaataaaaaacataaaatgtcaATTTTATAATGTCTAAAGATGGCTGTGGTGGTACCTTTACATTGTCCCACTCTCCTGGTGGCATGTTTTCTGAATATTTTTGTCGCGCACACAACAAGTATTCTTCCACAGGTATTATTGTATAATCACAAGTACAAGGACAAACCAACAATTTGTACCTTGTTATCAATTTGTTGATCCCTGTGAAGCACAATAAATTGCCGAGTTTGTTGCAGTTTCTCTTCTACACACACATGTAACAGATACTACTGAAATTTGTTACTTGACAATAATGAGTTAATGACAATCTATAGTTTTCGTACCCCATATTGGGTGTGTGTTTGGTACAATTATATTGTGGTCACACGGATACTACAAATGAGTTCATACATGGCACCCAGTTTTGTTGCTTAGTTGTTTCCTTGTTTGCTTTGTTGCTAAATATTACAACAAACTGCAATTTCCATCCTTTCAAAACttgtattttcttaaatatttttgctACTTGAGTTGgaatattatgatttatgaacATTGTATTTATgttatgattttaatattttatagattGTGTTGTTATTTTTCTATATGATAATATGCTGTAGTAACCATGCCTGGGTTCTAGAATATTTGTTGTATTCCCATACCTGTACTAGTACTGGAACTCATACATGTATCCATGAAACACAGAtgacaaaatattttcagtATTGCTCTGTTGTTTGTCTGTTATTGCCAACCTCACCTAATGGGATAGGATTTTTGTTGCCGTTGTATGCTATTTGTCTGTTATTATGATCTGAGACAATCAGTTaagtaaacatatttttttgccTTGTTTGTTTGTCGATTTATCTTGACAGGTTGTAGAGGTCTCTACGTCAAAGACAGGCAAGCATGGACATGCAAAGTGTCACTTTGTtgcaattgatatttttaatggGAAAAAGCTTGAAGATATTGTTCCATCATCCCACAACTGTGATGTAATGCAATTCTGCATTCATCTATGTATGTAATATTTGCTTGTGATGCATTTCTCAGTCATAATTGCTCTTTTTGCAGGTTCCACATGTGAATCGCACTGACTATCAGCTTATTGATATCTCTGAAGACGGCTT
This region includes:
- the LOC114394375 gene encoding eukaryotic translation initiation factor 5A-2, which codes for MSDEEHHFDSQADAGASKTYPQQAGTIRKNGYIVIKSRPCKVVEVSTSKTGKHGHAKCHFVAIDIFNGKKLEDIVPSSHNCDVPHVNRTDYQLIDISEDGFVSLLTDNGNTKDDLKLPTDEALLAQIKDGFSEGKDLVVSVMSAMGEEQICSLKDIGPKN